The proteins below come from a single Drosophila busckii strain San Diego stock center, stock number 13000-0081.31 chromosome X, ASM1175060v1, whole genome shotgun sequence genomic window:
- the LOC108605262 gene encoding chitooligosaccharidolytic beta-N-acetylglucosaminidase: MSTSHYIYCYLSILLCALAAANSDESNSISGNSKWYCESTDLCLEEDGQDEKPQGVRKEPRKYFESQNDCRLSCGKYGAIWPMPTGECSLSHERVHFDPWKVRFNVVAPNEATTQFLRETNRLFVSNLLKECHRNCTLTTSKEVLVKATVTDATLKLDWSTDESYRMVVRTTDTASFVDIRAATPYGARHAFETLSNLVTGSRSNNGLLMVSAARVDDRPFYPHRGLLLDTSRNFLPLRYIRSTLDAMATSKLNVLHWHVVDTHSFPLEITRVPEMQRYGAYSQAQTYSRADAVNLVKYARLRGIRILLEIDGPSHAGNGWQWGPAAGLGNMSVCLNQAPWRNYCVQPPCGQLNPINDHMYAVLKEILEDVAELGAPEETIHMGGDEVYIPCWNRTEEITTQMKARGYDLSEASFLRLWSQFHQRNLEAWDDINQRMYPSLSEPKPVILWSSRLTDPEHIEQMLPKERFVIQTWVNAQDSINRQLLQRGYRLLLSTKDAWYLDHGFWGSTRYYNWRKVYGNILPVDTKTGAMRQVLGGEVCMWSEYVDQNSLEARIWPRAGAAAERLWSNPKSSADLAQRRFYRYRERLLARGVHPDAVVPHWCVLHEGQCL, from the exons ATGTCGACAAGCCATTATATTTACTGTTATCTGAGCATCTTGCTGTGCGCCTTAGCCGCGGCCAATAGCGATGAGAGCAACAGCATAAGCGGCAACAG CAAATGGTATTGTGAGAGCACAGACCTCTGCCTGGAGGAGGATGGCCAGGACGAGAAGCCGCAGGGAGTGCGAAAAGAGCCACGCAAATACTTTGAGAGTCAAAACGATTGCCGCTTATCCTGCGGCAAGTACGGAGCCATCTGGCCCATGCCCACGGGCGAGTGCAGTTTGTCGCATGAGCGCGTGCACTTTGATCCCTGGAAGGTGCGCTTCAATGTGGTGGCACCCAATGAGGCCACTACGCAATTTCTGCGCGAAACAAATCGCTTGTTTGTCAGCAATCTGCTCAAGGAGTGCCATCGAAACTGCACGCTGACCACCAGCAAGGAGGTGCTGGTGAAGGCGACGGTGACGGACGCCACACTGAAGCTGGACTGGAGCACCGACGAGAGCTATAGAATGGTGGTGCGCACCACAGACACCGCCAGCTTTGTGGACATCAGGGCAGCCACACCGTATGGCGCCAGGCATGCCTTTGAAACGTTGAGCAATCTGGTCACAGGCAGTCGCAGCAACAATGGACTGCTGATGGTGAGCGCAGCACGCGTCGATGATCGTCCATTTTATCCACACCGTGGTCTGCTGCTGGACACTTCGCGTAATTTCCTGCCTTTGAGATATATCCGCAGTACGCTGGATGCCATGGCGACGTCCAAGTTGAATGTCTTGCACTGGCATGTGGTCGATACGCACAGCTTTCCGCTGGAGATAACACGTGTGCCGGAGATGCAGCGCTATGGCGCCTATTCGCAAGCGCAGACCTACTCTCGCGCCGATGCAGTGAATCTGGTTAAATATGCGCGTCTGCGTGGCATACGCATACTGCTGGAAATCGATGGACCCTCGCATGCGGGCAATGGCTGGCAGTGGGGTCCAGCGGCGGGCTTGGGCAACATGTCCGTTTGCCTGAATCAAGCGCCTTGGCGCAATTATTGCGTGCAGCCGCCTTGTGGCCAATTGAATCCCATCAATGATCACATGTATGCCGTTTTAAAGGAAATACTGGAGGATGTGGCCGAGCTGGGCGCGCCTGAGGAAACCATACACATGGGCGGCGATGAGGTCTATATACCCTGCTGGAATCGCACGGAGGAGATTACGACACAGATGAAGGCACGTGGATATGACTTGAGCGAGGCTAGCTTCTTGCGGCTCTGGTCACAGTTTCATCAGCGCAATCTGGAGGCCTGGGATGATATCAATCAACGCATGTATCCCAGCTTAAGTGAGCCTAAGCCGGTTATACTCTGGTCCAGTCGCCTCACCGATCCTGAGCACATTGAGCAGATGCTGCCAAAGGAACGTTTTGTCATACAAACTTGGGTGAATGCACAGGATTCTATCAATCGTCAGCTTTTGCAGCGTGGCTATCGCCTGTTGCTGTCCACCAAGGATGCTTGGTACTTGGATCATGGCTTCTGGGGCAGCACTCGCTACTATAATTGGCGCAAGGTATATGGCAATATACTGCCAGTGGATACGAAGACTGGTGCTATGCGCCAAGTGCTGGGCGGCGAGGTGTGCATGTGGAGCGAATATGTGGATCAGAATTCACTGG AGGCGCGCATTTGGCCCAgagctggcgctgcagcagaGCGTCTTTGGTCGAATCCAAAGAGTTCCGCCGATTTGGCACAACGCCGCTTTTATCGCTATAGAGAAAGGCTTTTAGCCCGTGGCGTGCATCCAGATGCTGTGGTGCCACATTGGTGTGTGCTGCATGAGGGCCAGTGCCtctaa